The Onthophagus taurus isolate NC chromosome 6, IU_Otau_3.0, whole genome shotgun sequence region CTTTAAAGtttagacttttttttttcttcgtcCCATACTAGATCAATTTAACGGCCGTTATAAATCTTTgaggaaaaattaataaagctaTTCGGGATTTCTCAACTATAACTAAATGAAATCGATAACCATCTATATCGGGCAAGATTTAAGTGttactatttaattaatttattaaagctTTTTCGGTATCGTTAACACAATAGCATATTCATTTCAATTTATGAAAGGTACTTAAATTCTCCATCAAAAAATCTCTAGCAACATTCATTTATCGTTAACGTTACGTAATAgattattacataaaatatatttcactCTATTCACAAACTCAAAGCCCAtccgaaataatttttttatgaacctaatttaattaaaggaAACCGCCTTTACAGGAGCACTACTAACGACGGTTGATGTAATTCGGAAGCCAAATTGGATGAAAAaacggttataatttttttatctttaatctaATTTGAAATCCGTGAtgttaagtaataaaaaattgtttgtgaAGTAGTATTTTTTGTTGACCACAGACAATGGTcctaatgaataaaattttagcaattGCTTTAAGCAATCGCTTTTTAGGAAAAGCAATTGCTTCACAAGTAAAAGCTATGGCTAGATTATCAcgtgaataaaatttttaagcaaATGCTGCCGTTCCTACACCTCTATAGCAATTGCTTATTCGAACAGGTCTCAACCTGTAAATTTAGATATGTAGTTCAACTTTTACTACTGTGTTGACGTTAATACAACACCGTGGGTTAAATAACgttaataaaacaacattttgtGCCATGGCAGATTCTAGTGGAAATGAGGAATTTAACAATGATGAAGAAATTGATAAGCGATTAATATTTGTCCACAAATTGAAGGAACATAAAATTGTTCTTAACAAATCACAGGCTCctcaaattaaaatcgaaaaggaGGCCGCTTTAAACGTGTTAGTGTAACAATAtagagaaatttttaatgtgtcacttataacaaaacaattatccaaaaaaattaatatcatgaaaaccgaaataaaaaagaagttcGACATTAATAAGACAGGCAATAAAGGTACAGTATATAAACcttgagaaaaattattattagacATATTGACATATTATTGCCCGAATCGAAATCTTTTTCTaattccgctaaaacgccaaaatattgcgaaggtacacgaaaataatacaaaaatgacGTTCTTTAAGCggtcataactcataaaccaTGTACTCGATTATCAAGATCTATAGGTCATTCAATTCgccatagtttcttctatcgaaatcacaaaatgccctAATGGCATTTAAATGGCTAACGCCCGGTTTCATAATGCGGGACTTAAAGCCACTTTAACTAAAGGCACTTTTAGGTTAAAGCCGGCATTAATATCGATTTTAAAGTTGACGCGTTCCATAATACACTCATACGCCGACTTTAGTAAAAGGCgctttatgttttttattcaagttGGTCACACTGAATTCTAGTAAGATTTCATTCGTTACGATTGTAAACACTGCGTTTCCCTGTCACACTGTCATTTTTGAGTATAAACATCGGTGGAATCACGGTGTGTTAACTCAATACGTATAAAAAAAGACAGATATTTAATGGGTACCACGGACGGCTAGATGGCACTGTAAGCACAAATTGcttaaagtccctagatttacaaagtaccgcggtttgccgccattttggcCATTTTGAATGTCAAGCGGGAACTTCAAAACTATGTCGTTCTATTGATGACATTACGCCAAAATTCCTTTCattttttctcgtggtactctgaAGAGTCGAAAGTGCAGGCGTTTTGTTGCAGACAAAACGAAGtgaaaacaaaattcaaattttcaccAGTCAACATGAAAATGGTACCTTTACTGTTATCATTTTCATGTTGACTGGTGGAAGTttgaaatcaataattaataaccattaactgaataaaaatacttttaaatttcgcgCTTTATTAAAAGTAGTAGGTACCACAGACCACTAGAGGCGTTGAAATCAATTTGACCGAAAAAATAGTGGGGAGTAATgcttctatatatatatatatttatatttatttttctatggGTGGAATGTTGAGTATTCGATATTATTTCTAATATGTCTTTAATCAAGAAAAGGGGGTTGAACTTCTCTAAGGAAGAAGAATTGATGTTAGTTGAAGAAGTTGAGAAAGAGCAGGGTGTTATTGAATGTAAGACGACTAACAAACTGTCGACTTGCGAAAAGGTGAGTGActacataaaataatattgtataATATTGAAATATGACTTATATTGTGTGTCTCGTGTTGTTATTTGTAGGAGCAGGCATGGGCACGAATAGAgttgaattttaattcaaagagTACACACTGTCGCAGCATCGATCAGCTGAAAGCGAAGTACGATAATCTGAAAACAAAAGCAAAGAAAGCTGTGGCAAGAAATCGGATTAATCTCACTGTAACTGGTGGCGGTCCCGCAAGTAGCACAGATTTTGATCCGGTAGTGGAAGCTGTGTTAAGAATTGTAAATATCAAAACGGTAATTGGCTTAGGAGGGCAATTTGACAGCGATAATGTAATTCTTTGCTTTTCACTATATAACATACATAATATATTACATATAGTACAGTAAAATGATTGCAGTAATATTTTACAGATAGGAGATATTTCAGTAGAATACGTGGAAATTCCACCAACTCCAGCGACAGAAGCAAGTGAGGTTCCGGTGTCGTGTCAGACTATGGTAATGTAAATTACTGTAGGTCATGAAGTTGCTCGTAATaataaacatgttttttttaggAGAGTTGCGTAAGTGAATTGTGCGCTCTTAGAAATGATGTTACCGAGTCAATGAATCCTATAACTGTACAGGTATAAAAtatccatattttatttactgttTTTACTAACATCATATTATGTTTTCTAGAGTATAGTCGATACTCCACAGGTGAAAAAGGTATATCTATATGTATCGTCGGCATAATCTGTAAAACCCGTAAGTCTACCTTTTTTATATGTGACTTACGGGTTTTGCGGAATGATTATAGAGACGTTCAAGTTGGAACCAGTACGTGCCCAGTAAATTAAAAGATCCagtttctaaaaaactaaGGTTAACCATACCAAATCCTCTAGTAGATACAAAGATAATTTATTATGAAGCTAAAACTTTATATCTAACAATAAGAGGGGAAATTGATGCACAACAGCAAAGGGCGGAAAgagagaaaaataaagaagaaagagagaagaaagaagaagaaaggagaaatgaagaatttaaaatgagAATACGTTTATTGGAATTGGAAATAGCTCAAAAACAGAAAGATTTGACTAAATAATTAACACATGAAACTGTATacgatatatatatatatatatatatatgaaatatatattatttataaaaagttaaagTCTACCAAAATGTTCATTAATAAGCAACTGCCTCACACCTCGACCCCTACCCTCAACCCTTTCTATGTTATGATCGTCATCCTGTTCAATTTCGTCTTCGTCTGCGTTAAATGGATTGGTCCATTCTCCAGGAATACTCTCATTCATGTCTATGGCCATATTATGTAGTACTGCAGTCGCAACTATCACATTCATTGTTGTTTCTATCTGCAGCCtctaataaacttaaaattggAAATCTTCTTTTCCACACTCCATATTGACGTTCAACCACATTCCGTGTTCTGATAATCGATTCATTGTACAAGTTCTCAGCTGGTGTTTGTACTTGTTGTAAAGGTGTCATAAGGTATGGTTCAATTTTATAGCCACTATCTCCAACAAGCATATATCGTCCATACATCCCATTTTGAAAGGCTTCTTTTAAACTACTGTTATTAAATATGGTTTGGTCGTGACACGAACCA contains the following coding sequences:
- the LOC111415709 gene encoding uncharacterized protein isoform X2, with protein sequence MSLIKKRGLNFSKEEELMLVEEVEKEQGVIECKTTNKLSTCEKEQAWARIELNFNSKSTHCRSIDQLKAKYDNLKTKAKKAVARNRINLTVTGGGPASSTDFDPVVEAVLRIVNIKTIGDISVEYVEIPPTPATEASEVPVSCQTMESCVSELCALRNDVTESMNPITVQSIVDTPQVKKRRSSWNQYVPSKLKDPVSKKLRLTIPNPLVDTKIIYYEAKTLYLTIRGEIDAQQQRAEREKNKEEREKKEEERRNEEFKMRIRLLELEIAQKQKDLTK
- the LOC111415709 gene encoding nuclear apoptosis-inducing factor 1-like isoform X1 is translated as MSLIKKRGLNFSKEEELMLVEEVEKEQGVIECKTTNKLSTCEKEQAWARIELNFNSKSTHCRSIDQLKAKYDNLKTKAKKAVARNRINLTVTGGGPASSTDFDPVVEAVLRIVNIKTVIGLGGQFDSDNIGDISVEYVEIPPTPATEASEVPVSCQTMESCVSELCALRNDVTESMNPITVQSIVDTPQVKKRRSSWNQYVPSKLKDPVSKKLRLTIPNPLVDTKIIYYEAKTLYLTIRGEIDAQQQRAEREKNKEEREKKEEERRNEEFKMRIRLLELEIAQKQKDLTK